A genomic window from Bicyclus anynana chromosome 11, ilBicAnyn1.1, whole genome shotgun sequence includes:
- the LOC128198477 gene encoding piggyBac transposable element-derived protein 4-like, with protein sequence MDNKAGPSGSKSTSSSRKKRRQSDDYESDYSDEDVYSQRADEDSSSSEDSSSCGSDDSIFDTRLKQKTTSRVPPAQPSRSSAPKTTSHIPLAQPSRSPASKTVSCVPPPQPSSSSASKRGLCESDGRAIIQCKRLRPSFRDGPTRNNSTQSLKLPDLNSSSASKSAPRLLEFDGDGSFEFNSEIDCRPTSPNIVQDYGDFLPDIPINPTSSTPSVSLLRSDAITPNLSPERDDVSPSIMAVRRSGSRTPDLPDDFYLSPNNSPSGQGATTTWSSDPSSMKSLEFTKEQELLVPPPTDPYEAFRLMIDDELLDLIVRETNANAIRVGNAQNVKQNSRIKSWKDLTKEELLTFLGLLLHTGTIRLNRLSDYWKRHYLFNIPCFGQFMSRNRFLLILRCLHFTSVTSEEDRLNKIRPFMDHFNNKMKTIYCPGKELSLDESMVLWRGRLLFRQYIKNKRHKYGIKLYVLAEPDGTVLKFQVYAGANDETSGQGHSSKIVFKLLEERLDCGHHVYMDNYYNSYGLAVKLLDRQTYCTGTLRKNRKDNPVEIGSVSLEKGENKSLFLNGVHVGKWRDKRYVLYISTEHGSEMMETTSKRGSIVVKPMAIVHYNNFMSGVDLQDQMLAYYPVQRKTLRWYKKLFVHMLQMSLTNALHLYNTFSANDKLNLYDFRMKILEKLLPDPNDVNRRNVLKVKHELTKIEKTRTRVKTVGRVTKQTIEVVRKECKGCKSQKKRVQTIYECKQCEGSPGFCTKCFCLAHS encoded by the exons ATGGACAATAAGGCTGGACCGTCTGGAAGTAAATCTACGAGTAGTTCTAGAAAAAAGCGTCGGCAAAGTGATGACTATGAGTCTGACTATAGTGATGAGGATGTGTATTCTCAAAGAGCTGATGAAGACTCTTCAAGTTCAGAGGACTCTTCTAGTTGCGGCAGTGATGATAGTATCTTTGATACTAGACTGAAGCAAAAGACGACCAGCCGTGTACCACCAGCTCAACCTTCAAGGTCATCTGCCCCAAAGACGACAAGCCATATACCACTAGCTCAACCTTCAAG gtcaCCTGCCTCAAAGACAGTCAGCTGTGTACCACCACCTCAACCTTCAAGTTCATCTGCATCAAAACGTGGTTTATGTGAGTCAGATGGAAGGGCTATCATTCAATGTAAGCGATTAAGACCTTCATTTAGGGATGGCCCCACGCGTAATAATTCTACTCAATCGTTGAAGTTACCAGATCTAAATAGTTCCTCAGCATCGAAGTCAGCGCCTCGACTACTGGAATTTGATGGAGACGGTAGCTTTGAATTCAATTCTGAAATTGACTGCCGTCCTACATCGCCGAATATCGTACAGGACTATGGAGATTTTTTGCCGGATATACCAATTAACCCTACCAGTTCAACACCTAGCGTATCTCTTCTGAGATCCGATGCGATCACCCCCAACCTTTCGCCAGAACGTGATGACGTCTCTCCATCAATTATGGCTGTTCGGAGATCTGGAAGTCGTACTCCAGACTTACCCGATGATTTTTATCTATCACCCAATAACTCACCCTCTGGTCAAGGAGCCACTACCACCTGGAGCAGTGATCCAAGCTCCATGAAAAGCTTAGAGTTTACTAAGGAACAGGAACTCTTAGTGCCGCCTCCAACTGATCCTTACGAAGCATTCCGACTAATGATTGATGACGAGTTGTTAGATCTTATAGTTCGCGAGACCAACGCGAACGCAATAAGAGTCGGTAATGCACAAAACGTCAAACAAaactccagaataaaatcttggAAAGATTTAACAAAGGAAGAACTGCTGACATTTTTAGGACTCCTTCTTCACACAGGAACAATTCGACTAAACCGTTTAAGTGATTATTGGAAACGAcactatttgtttaatattccaTGCTTCGGACAATTCATGTCACGAAAtcgttttttacttattttacgaTGCCTACACTTTACGTCTGTAACCAGTGAAGAAGACCGTCTCAATAAAATCCGACCATTCATGGatcattttaacaataaaatgaaaactatttaCTGTCCAGGTAAAGAGCTATCATTGGATGAGTCCATGGTATTGTGGCGCGGTCGGTTGCTGTTccgacaatatataaaaaacaaacggcATAAATATGGCATTAAACTCTATGTTTTAGCAGAACCAGATGGTACGGTCTTGAAATTTCAAGTTTACGCCGGTGCTAATGATGAGACATCAGGGCAAGGACATAGTAGTAAGATTGTCTTCAAACTACTAGAAGAGAGACTGGACTGTGGCCATCATGTATACatggataattattataattcttatGGCCTGGCTGTGAAATTGCTAGATCGACAGACATACTGCACAGGAACGTTAAGAAAAAACAGGAAAGATAATCCCGTCGAAATTGGCTCTGTTTCACTGGAAAAGGGAGAAAACAAATCCTTGTTCTTGAACGGCGTTCATGTCGGAAAATGGAGGGATAAGCGATACGTTCTGTATATTTCTACAGAACACGGTAGTGAGATGATGGAGACTACTTCCAAAAGAGGATCTATAGTAGTGAAACCAATGGCAAtcgttcattacaataattttatgtcGGGTGTTGATCTTCAAGATCAGATGTTGGCATACTATCCAGTCCAAAGGAAGACGCTGCGTTGGTACAAGAAGCTGTTTGTGCATATGCTGCAAATGAGCCTTACTAATGCATTGCACTTGTACAATACATTTTCGGCGAATGACAAATTAAATCTATATGATTTCCGTATGAAGATACTGGAGAAGCTTTTACCTGATCCTAATGATGTAAATCGACGCAATGTTTTGAAAGTGAAACACGAACtcacaaaaatagaaaagacCCGGACGAGAGTTAAGACAGTAGGAAGAGTCACGAAACAAACTATCGAAGTGGTCCGAAAAGAATGCAAAGGTTGCAAATCACAGAAAAAAAGGGTGCAAACAATTTATGAATGTAAGCAATGTGAAGGTTCTCCAGGTTTCTGTACAAAATGTTTCTGCCTAGCACATTCataa